The proteins below come from a single Octopus sinensis linkage group LG10, ASM634580v1, whole genome shotgun sequence genomic window:
- the LOC115216249 gene encoding BMP and activin membrane-bound inhibitor homolog encodes MCKSHTGTCYTLVHTDQSQTNTETEVSVHGCVDGLRMAHRSLCNSALTEENLQQSSRSMGGSSLPLLLMCCKKDMCNYMKKFDRLHFVMNAHSNGSILRGRKQNQMSYTGNYPERNENRDLWFKAAVIAVPIAGGFILILLVLVAVRMLRSDSQRHRRLVADRRGRSLTKAQLYVADHFNDKDHGFASPSFAEKAVHLYKDVNSKVDRDGKMYERVRDKDIQQKLSPSVIVWGTQAKRDFATVV; translated from the exons ATGTGTAAGTCGCACACAGGCACCTGCTACACACTTGTCCACACAGACCAAAGCCAGACGAACACAGAAACGGAAGTATCGGTTCACGGTTGTGTGGACGGCTTGAGGATGGCACATCGGAGTTTATGTAACAGTGCTTTGACTGAAGAAAATCTCCAACAGAGCAGCAGATCAATGGGTGGCAGTAGTCTCCCTTTATTGTTGATGTGTTGTAAGAAGGACATGTGTAATtatatgaagaaatttgatagacTTCATTTTGTGATGAATGCCCACTCAAATGGGAGTATTTTAAGAG gaCGTAAACAGAACCAGATGTCTTACACAGGGAATTAcccagaaagaaatgaaaatcgaGACCTCTGGTTTAAGGCCGCTGTGATAGCCGTACCAATCGCCGGTGGATTTATCCTTATTCTCCTCGTACTTGTTGCCGTACGAATGTTACGCTCAGACAGTCAAAGACACAGACGCCTCGTCGCTGACCGGCGAGGACGCTCTCTAACGAAAGCGCAGCTTTATGTAGCCGATCATTTCAACGACAAAGATCACGGTTTTGCATCGCCGTCGTTCGCTGAAAAGGCTGTGCATTTATATAAAGATGTTAATTCAAAAGTGGACAGAGATGGAAAAATGTACGAACGAGTGCGGGACAAAGACATTCAACAGAAACTTTCACCTTCGGTGATTGTTTGGGGTACACAAGCGAAAAGAGACTTTGCTACAGTtgtatag